The following nucleotide sequence is from Acyrthosiphon pisum isolate AL4f chromosome A2, pea_aphid_22Mar2018_4r6ur, whole genome shotgun sequence.
TCTCACCTAAAACTTCCTCAATTGTTCCCTTCTTCCACTCTTTTTTATTTGGGTTTGAATAATCTCTAGCATAAGCTATGTCTCcttctttaaaatatacttttctaaatctttttacatatttatttgtttctttaGGAATTCATAACTTATCTAACCTAGTCTTAATTTTCCTTCCAAACATTCTATAACTTGGTGACTCGCCCGTTATCCAGTGTGGTGTATTcctatatgttaataaatatctttggattaatgtatttaatgaaaaattcttATTTGTCTTATCTTTTACTGCCTTTAATATACTATTCTTTAAAGACTTAACAGCATTTTCAGCTGATCCATTCGTAGCTGGATGATAAGGAGGTGACGTCACAaacctaatcatattatttttacaaaattgtataaactcCTCTGATCTAAATTGTGGTCCATTATCTGACACAATTTTGTTTGGTAACCCAAACCTGGCAAATATCTCTCTTAACTTTTCAATAACTGAAACCACTATTACTTACTTTCATTTCAGCTACTTCTGgccattttgtaaatatatctgtcattatcaaataatatttaccttgtAAATATAGAAAATCTATATGTACTCTGTCCATTGGACAACTCACTTCCTCCCACTTTTTTGGTTCTTCTAAAATTGGTTCTGATCTACTTTGTAAACAAGCATCACAACTTTGTACCCAATTTTCTATATCCTTATCTAATCCAGGTCACCACATGTATGATCTACACAATGTCTTCATTTTAGACATACCCATGTGAGTTGAATGTACTTCTTTCAATAAATTCTTTCTCAGAATTTTAGGAATTAATGTTCTATAACCCCACATTAATATATCTTTATCAACACAAATTTCTTCCTTTCTAATTGCATAAGGTTTCAGTTCCTCACTTACTTTTATCGGCCAACcttcattcaaatatttaataactaaattaaactcTTTATCTTTTTTAGTTTCCACTCTAAGTATCTCATAATCAATAGGCATAGTATTTTCCATAAAATCAACATAATCAGTTTCATTTGTTTGAGTTTGTACATCATCTTTATCAGGTAATCTCGAAAGTCCATCTGCCACTTTATTATCATTACCTTTAACATGTAATACTTGATAATCAAACTCAGATAAATATAATGCCCATCTTTGAATTCTCCCAGAGGCCATAACAGGAATACCTTTATTTTCACCATACAAAGCTAACAGAGGTTTATGGTCAGTCTCTAAAAAGAATTTTCTGCCCGAAAGATATTGAGAAAATTTCTTTACACCCCAGAAAACAGCTAAAGCCTCTTTTTGTATTACcgagtattttttttcagcCACGGTTAGGATTCTTGATGCATACCCCACTGGTCGCCTTTctccattttcaaaaatatgcattaacaCTGCTCCTATACCATACTCCGACGCATCGCAAGACAATAAAACACTTAAATCTGAATTTTAATGAACCAATAATGATTCTGATGCCATTGCTTGCTTTGTCTTATTAAATGCCTTTCTATAACATTCACTAGTCCATACAAATTTCActtcttttttttaacaaattgtaaataggACCTCGTAAGGTTGATAAATTTGGTATAAATTTAGCATAGTAGTTCACCATACCTGTAAATGCTTTTACTTCTGTGACACTTTTAGGCTCTACAGCATTAAGCATTgctttaactttatttttatctcttTCAATACCTTCTGATCCAATTTTATGTcctaggtaatttatttttggttgaaaaaaactacatttttttttgtttaatctaAACCCAGCATTTTGTAACCTTTTAAACACTTCCCTGAGATTATCCAAGTGCTCCTGTTCACTACTACCAGTTACAATTATGTCAtctaaaaagtttttaacaccCATGTTCCTAACAATACTTTTTCAATAACACTCTGAAACTTTGAACAAGCTGGTTTGGTACCAAAAGGTAAtcttttaactatataaataccttTACTCGTACTCCAAGCTAATAGTTTTTGTGTACTGTCACATAACTCTAATTGGTTATAAGCattcaaaaaaatctaatttagaGAATGTTTTACCTCTAAAACTAGGATGGTTAATAtctaccaaatatttattaacagtaGTCTTATAATCTGCACATAAACGAATAGATCCATCTGGTTTAATAACCGGTACAAGAGGAGTACCCCATTCACTAGTCTCCACTTTCTGTATTATCTCTTCCCTTTCTAATCTATCCAACTCAtccttaactttttttttaaaagcgaAAGGTATTGGTCTCGGCTTACAAAATATAGGTGTACATTCCTCTTTAACTTTTAACGTcactttttcatatttatacttaCCAATTTTTTCCTCAAACAATTCTTCaaattcatttattaataactctaacttattattcttatttgtgCTTTCTACTTCAATCTTTGAAATACCCCTAATCGTTATTCCTAATTTGTTCATTAAATCCCTACCAAAGCTCTATGTCCTTTTTAACTACTAATAATTTACCACATAGTTCTCTTTCGCCATACATTAGTTTAACTTCAATTTCTCCTGTCGGCTTAATAATTCTTTAATAGTTCTTAGCTTTACAATAGTAGGATTAATGTGTATATGAGGTAATTTCTCTTTCACAACTTCTTCAGGTAATATTGAAATCCCTGCACCAGAATCAACTTCCATTTcaattaatgtattttcaacttttacCATTATCATTACAGGACTTAACCCGCAGTTATTTTCACTTTTAACCTCCACTTGAAACATTTCCATTACTTCATTTTCCTCAACTTcaacaaaatgatttttaactgttttacaCACTTTTGCCAAATGCCCTactgtattacaatttttacatttatattgtttatacttacATTCTGAAAATTTGTGATTTGTAAGACCACATACATAACAAGCCTTATCGTAGTTTTTCTTCGAAGTCTTCTCACCTCCCATCGCTATTGATTGTTTCTTCGGTGGACCATAACTATTTTTCTTCTTTGCTCCTTCCCCGCTTTTCCCAATCGAATGCACTTCTATGTTATTTGTTGTCTTGATTGCAGCCTCTTTCTTCATTGCAATTTCAACCAGATTACTTAAATCCTTGGTCGTTTCTTCTTCATACAAACGATATTTGACCGGACCATCCTTCATCCCAGTAGTGAACTTATCTTTTAGTATCGGAATCAAATTTGATCCAAAACTACATTGCGctgcaaaattatttttgcatacCAATCTGTTACAGACTCATTAGTATTATGTCTTATGTTGTAAAATTCTTCTCTTTTTCTATACACNNNNNNNNNNNNNNNNNNNNNNNNNNNNNNNNNNNNNNNNNNNNNN
It contains:
- the LOC115034167 gene encoding uncharacterized protein K02A2.6-like, with translation MNKLGITIRGISKIEVESTNKNNKLELLINEFEELFEEKIGKYKYEKVTLKVKEECTPIFCKPRPIPFAFKKKVKDELDRLEREEIIQKVETSEWGTPLVPVIKPDGSIRLCADYKTTVNKYLVDINHPSFRGHKIGSEGIERDKNKVKAMLNAVEPKSVTEVKAFTGMVNYYAKFIPNLSTLRGPIYNLLKKRNLSVLLSCDASEYGIGAVLMHIFENGERRPVGYASRILTVAEKKYSVIQKEALAVFWGVKKFSQYLSGRKFFLETDHKPLLALYGENKGIPVMASGRIQRWALYLSEFDYQVLHVKGNDNKVADGLSRLPDKDDVQTQTNETDYVDFMENTMPIDYEILRVETKKDKEFNLVIKYLNEGWPIKVSEELKPYAIRKEEICVDKDILMWGYRTLIPKILRKNLLKEVHSTHMDKDIENWVQSCDACLQSRSEPILEEPKKWEEVSCPMDRVHIDFLYLQVIEKLREIFARFGLPNKIVSDNGPQFRSEEFIQFCKNNMIRFVTSPPYHPATNGSAENAVKNTPHWITGESPSYRMFGRKIKTRKVYFKEGDIAYARDYSNPNKKEWKKGTIEEVLGERIYIVRLEKENLIWRRHIDQLIEVGKIKENGIETVEKEKGEEQTVLKEKKIIKEKEETMDKKNFEIEKSEIN